A stretch of the Chelonoidis abingdonii isolate Lonesome George chromosome 11, CheloAbing_2.0, whole genome shotgun sequence genome encodes the following:
- the NHLH1 gene encoding helix-loop-helix protein 1 yields MMLNSDQTEIDMPPSHSETESVFSDCGGGGGRGAGVEEAGSIGLCAQSRLAEPGEALKKDLQHLSREERRRRRRATAKYRTAHATRERIRVEAFNMAFAELRKLLPTLPPDKKLSKIEILRLAICYISYLNHVLDV; encoded by the coding sequence ATGATGCTCAATTCAGACCAGACGGAAATCGACATGCCCCCGTCTCACTCAGAGACAGAGTCAGTTTTTAGTGACTGTGGTGGGGGCGGTGGCCGTGGGGCCGGAGTGGAGGAGGCCGGCAGCATCGGCTTGTGTGCCCAGTCCCGACTAGCTGAACCGGGGGAGGCTCTGAAAAAGGACCTACAGCACTTGAGCCGAGAGGAACGTCGGCGGCGGCGGCGTGCCACGGCTAAGTACCGGACAGCCCACGCCACGCGGGAGCGCATCCGCGTCGAGGCTTTCAACATGGCCTTCGCTGAGCTGCGCAAGCTGCTGCCTACCCTGCCCCCTGACAAGAAGCTCTCCAAGATCGAGATCCTCAGGCTGGCCATCTGCTACATCTCCTACCTGAACCACGTGCTGGACGTCTGA